The Paenibacillus sp. FSL R7-0345 DNA segment CTCGATGCCTACCGCGATGGAATGCGGCACTTCTTCGCGGGTCATGTGCAGAATCTTCTCGCGGATCAGCTCGGCACAGACGAATTGCTCCGGATGATCCGTAACCTGGTCTTCCGGATAATACTGCGGCCCTTCCGGCAGATATTTAGTAATCTGTTCCAGCAGGGTATTCACGTTGCTGCCCATCTTGGCCGAAATCGGAACAATCTCAGCAAACGTATGCAGCTTGTTGTATTCCGTAATCAGCGGAAGCAATGCTTCCGGCTCGATTTTGTCAATCTTGTTCATCACCAGAATAACCGGTGTCTTAACCTCTTTCAGCTGCTCCGCGATAAAACGGTCGCCGCCGCCCATCCCTTCCGAAGCATCCACCAGGAACAGCACCGCTTCAACCTCATGCAATGTGCTTAGCGCTGTCATATTCATGTAATCGCCCAGCTTGGACTGTCTCTTATGGATACCCGGCGTGTCCAGGAACACGATCTGCGAATTATTCGCTGTATACACCCCGTGAATTTTGTTTCTTGTGGTCTGCGGCTTGTCCGACATGATGGCGATTTTCTGGCCGATCACCTGGTTCATGAGTGTCGATTTGCCTACATTCGGTCTGCCGATAATGGCGACAAACCCTGATTTGAATTTCATATGATCTTCCCTTCGATGGTGAAAAATTAATTTAAATGTGTTTTTATTTTAAAGCTGTTTGAGCTTAAAACCTTAATCACAAACCCTTAGGTCAAAAACTTTTCGATCCCCCTAAATCCCCCTTAGCCAAGGGGGACCCCAAGGGCCCCGGCCCTCTGGACACCCGGAAATGGTCGTTACCAATGGTAAGCGGCGCTTCGATCAGGCAATATGGTGCTATGAGCGCTTTCGTTCCCTCCGGGAACACGCTGGACTGTCGCGCTCGTAGTGGCGTGTAAGTGACTGTCGGTGCATGAGTGTACATATAGTGCTATGAGCGCTTTCGTTCCTTACAGGAACACGCTGGACGGTGGCGCTCGATGTAGCGTATGAGCGACTGTCGGTGCATGAGCGGACATTTGGTGTCATGAGCGCTTTCGTTCCCTCCGGGAACACGCTTGACGACGGTGCTCGGGAATTGTTAACTAACCAGTCTTCCAGATCTCTCATCCCTACCTACAGGGAGTCCCCAGCGACGCGGAGATACGAGATAATAGTTAACTAATATAGTGGCATCATAAGCTCTTTTTCGTTGGCTAGAGGTTATCAACGTTGGGTTCACGCTGACGGAGGCTTTAGTTGTATTTTGTACAATTATTTCAGCCTGAACCGGCTGTTTTGCTGGTTTAGCTGTATTTTGTGCAGTTATTTTTGGCTATTTGAGCGTTTTGGGCACAAAAACACCAAAATAGTTGCAGAAACTGCAGCTATTCTCAGCTGCGGGCAATTATAGCCACGTTTAAGTGTACAGAGTGCAGCTATTCTCAGTTGGCGGCAACTAGCTGCTGGCTGATCTGCTGATATTTCGCTTAGTTGTGCCACGGACAGACGAGACCCTACAGACAACAACCGTTCAGGCTACAACCTCAACACAGCAAACCAGCCTGGCATCAACCGGCCAGACATCACAGTCTACTCCGGTGCCTGTCCCTGCTCCAGATCCGCGGTCGTAAACGCGCCGGGCAACAGATCACGCACGGTTGTCTCGACAATGTCACCCTTTAGGTTGCCGAGGATAACCTTCATATCGGGGCTGCACAGCTCGACCATTACCTGGCGGCAGACGCCGCATGGGGATACAGGACCGTCGGTATCAGCAACAACGGCGATCGCCTTAAAGGTGCCGGGTTTATGCCCGTCAGCGACAGCACGGAACAGCGCGGTCCGCTCGCCGCAGTTCGTCGGGCCGTAGGCGGCATTTTCGATGTTGCAGCCGTGGTGGACATGGCCGTCCTGATCCAGCAGGGCAGCACCGACGCCGAAACGGGAATATGGTATATATGCATTGGCTCTGGCCTTAATCGCTTCCTGAAGAAGTAGAGCAGATTCCATAGTCGCCCTCCTAAAAGTTGTGTCAGCATATACTACCTGAGTGAACCCGTCCCAAATAGTCTTCGTAAGCGTTCACTTAGTTTGTTCAGCATCTTTTTCATCGTTTCGCTTCGCCCTAACTTGTGCGTAAGCTTTCACATAGTTTGTGAGCAATCAGAGCGGCTGCCAGTTTACACACCATTAAATTCCGGCACGCTCACATGCATGAATGCTGCATATCGGCT contains these protein-coding regions:
- a CDS encoding cytidine deaminase, with translation MESALLLQEAIKARANAYIPYSRFGVGAALLDQDGHVHHGCNIENAAYGPTNCGERTALFRAVADGHKPGTFKAIAVVADTDGPVSPCGVCRQVMVELCSPDMKVILGNLKGDIVETTVRDLLPGAFTTADLEQGQAPE
- the era gene encoding GTPase Era, yielding MKFKSGFVAIIGRPNVGKSTLMNQVIGQKIAIMSDKPQTTRNKIHGVYTANNSQIVFLDTPGIHKRQSKLGDYMNMTALSTLHEVEAVLFLVDASEGMGGGDRFIAEQLKEVKTPVILVMNKIDKIEPEALLPLITEYNKLHTFAEIVPISAKMGSNVNTLLEQITKYLPEGPQYYPEDQVTDHPEQFVCAELIREKILHMTREEVPHSIAVGIEDMRVEPNGVVHISAIIFVERDSQKGIIIGKQGALLKEVGRRARTDIQNLLGSKIFLELWVKVKKDWRNQDRVLRDLGFHKDL